The Streptomyces sp. NBC_01463 DNA window TGGCGGGCGCTGCTGCTCCCGGCCGGACGCGGCGTCGCCAAGGCGCTCGGGTGGCTGTTCACCGTCGTCCTCGTCATGCCGGTGGTCCTCCTGTGGCGGTACGTCCTGAAGCCCCTGGGGCTGGCCGCCGGCTGGCTGGCGGAGCACCTGGTCGTGCTGCCGCTGGCGTGGACGTACCGGGAACTGCTCACCCCGCTGGGCCACGGCATCGCCTGGTCCCTCGACCTGCTGGCCCGAGGCATCGGGGCCGGCTGCCGGGGCCTGTGGGCCGCCCTCCGGTGGCTGCTCACCGTGCTGCTCGTCACTCCGGTGGTCTGGGTGTACCGGCGGATCATCACCCCCGTCTGCCGGGAGATCGCCGCCGCGGTCGGCGTCGCCTGGCGCGTCGCCGGATACATCTCACGGGTCGTCGGGCGGGCGCTGGCCTGGCTGGCGTGGCACCTGGTCGGGGCGCCGGTGAGCTGGGTCTATCGCAACGTATGCACCCCGGTCGGGCATTTCCTGCGCGATGACGTTCTGGCCCCGGCCGGACGGGCCGCCCGCGCGGTGGGCCGGACGGTGCGGCAGGCACTCGACGCGGCACGTGAAACCGTCCGCCAGGCCCGGCGGGACGCCTGGCGGGCACTGGTCGGCGGGCCGCGGGAAGTCGAGCCCCGGGAACCGGTGAGGCCTCTTGCGCGTACTCTGGGTAGTACAACGACTGTGCCCAGCGCGGCGCCCGAACCAGAGATCTCCCTGCTCAAGGAGAAATCCTTCCCGCAGGGGTGAGCCGGACCGGACACCCCGGGGCCACCCGTATTTCGAGGGCGGCGTGCCACCGCGTCCGCCCCGCACCGAGGAGAAGAACCACTGGGCAAGCGACAGCCCGAAGGCCCGCCGCCCGCACCGGCAGTGCAGCGCATCCGACTGCGCTACACCAAGCGCGGCCGCCTCCGGTTCACCAGTCATCGAGACTTCCAGCGTGCCTTCGAGCGGGCGCTGCGCCGCTCCGAGGTGCCCATGGCCTACTCGGCGGGCTTCACCCCGCACCCCAAGGTGTCGTACGCCAATGCCGCACCCACCGGCACGGGCAGCGAGGCCGAGTTCCTGGAGATCGCCCTCACCGAGGCGCGTGATCCGGACGTCCTGCGCGAGCTGCTCAACGACTCGCTGCCGGACGGCCTCGACATCACCGACGCCGTCGAGGCCCGCACCTCGGGCCTCGCCGACCGGCTGACCGCCTCCGTCTGGGAGCTGCGGCTGGACGGGGTCACCGTGGAGGAAGCCGGGAAGGCCGTCGCCGCGTTCAACGCGGCGGAGAGCGTCGAGGTCGAGCGCCGTACCAAGAACGGCATGAGGACCTTCGACGCCCGGTCCGCCGTGGTCGACCTGCAGGCCCTTGATCATCAGCCTGATAGGCCCGGGGACAAGGCCTGTGCGATACTGCGGCTGGTTGTTCGGCACGTGACACCTGCCGTACGGCCTGACGACGTCCTGTCCGGTCTCCGCGTTGTGGCCGACCTGGCGCCGCCGGTCCCCGCAGCGGTGACCAGGCTGGCGCAGGGGCTCTTCGACGAGGAGTCCGGCACGGTGACCGACCCGCTCGCGCCCGACCGCGAGGCAGCCCCGGCCGCTCTACCCACGGCCGCCGGGACCGCCGTCGCGACGGCGCCGGATGGTGCAGGTTCCGCGTAAGGCGGTCGTTGTAGCGCAGCCCTCGGACTCGGGAGCCACCTGGGCCGGGCCGCGCGCTGACCCATAAGACTTTCGCCAGGCCGTGCGCACAACGCGTACGGAACCGGCGAGCCAGACATTCAGCTCCCGTGCGGCGCCCGCGCCCCGGACGGCGGTACCGCGTACACATGCGGACCGTGCCGGACCGGAATCAGGCGCGGCGCCCGGGAGCGCGACGGGAGAACCGCCCGCATGCTCGAGCCCACCGAACCCGGCACGACCGGGAACGCAGAAGACAACAACACCCCCGGGGACAAGCTGCCGCCGCGCCGCAGGCGCCGCGCCGCGTCCCGCCCGGCCGGCCCGCCCACGACGGGCGCACAGGCTGCCGGAGCCGAGGCGCCGGCCATACCGGCCGTTGACGCCGGAGTGTCGGAAACCAGCACCGAGAACACCACCGAGGCCGAGGCCGCACCGCCGGTCCGCGCCCGCCGCCGCGCCGTCCGCAAGGCCACCGCCCCCGCCGGCGCGCCGCAGGCCGCCGAGACCGTCGAGGTCGTCGAGCCGGTTGTCGCGGCTGCCGCGCCGGTCGAGGAGGAGGCTGTGGAGCCGGTCGAGGCGCCGCGTCGTCGTCGTGCCTCCCGCAAGGCCACCGCCCCGGCGGGTGCGCCGCAGGCCGCCGAGACCGTCGAGGTCGTCGAGCCGGTCGTGGCGGCTGCCGCGCCGGTCGAGGAGGAGGCTGTGGAGCCTGTCGAGGCGCCGCGTCGTCGTCGTGCCTCCCGCAAGGCCACCGCCCCCGCCGGTGCACCGCAGGCCGCCGAGGTGGCCGAGATCGTCGAGGAGACCGTCGCGGCCGAGGCCGTCGAGCCCGTCGTGGCCGAGCCCGTCGCCGAGGCGCCGCGTGGCCGCACCCGCCGCAGGGCCTCCGCGCCCGCCGGTGCGCCCCAGGCCACCCGGACCGAGCCCGCCGCCGAGCCGGCGCAGCCGGCCGAGGCCATCGAGGCGGACGGGCCCGCCGAAGCCGCCGAGCCCGTCGAGGCCCCGCGCGGCCGTCGCCGTGCGTCGCGCAAGGCGACCTCCCCCGCGGGCGCCCCGCAGGTCACCGAGGCCGCGGAGGAGCGCACCGAGGTCCAGAGCGGCGAGAGCCTGCCCGAGGCAGCCGTCGAGGAGCTGGCCGCCGAGACCGCCGAGGTCGAGGAGGCCGCCCCGCGCGGCCGTCAGCGCCGCCGTGCCACCGCCGCCGCCGGCCGCCCCGAGTTCACCGGCAAGGTCGAGGAGCCCGCGCGCCGCAGCCGCCGCGCCGAGCGCCCCGCCGTCGCCGTGTTCCAGGCGCCGGTCTTCGCCGAGCCGATGTTCCAGACCCCGGAGACGGCCGCCGCTGCCGCCGCCGCGCAGCCCCCCGTCGCGCACGACGAGGAGCCCGAGGACGAGATCGGTACGGCCGAGGAGCAGGCCCAGGCCGCCCCGGCCGCCGCCCCCGCCGAGGCCGCGCCGCAGGGCGGTTCGCGCCGCCGCCGTCGCCGTCGCGGTGAGGCCGCCGAAGCCGAGCCCGTCGCGCCCGCCCCGGCCGCCGCCCCCGTGGAGGAGCAGGCCGAGGACGAGCACGAGCCCTCGGGCGAGAGCGACGCCGAGCAGGACGGGGAGGACACCGACGAGTACGGCGACCGCCCGTCGCGCAGGCGCCGTCGTGGTGGCCGTCGCCGCCGTCGCGGCGAGTCCGCCGAGGACGACGCCGCCGAGCAGCACGCCGACGACTCCGCCGACCACTCCGATGACGAGCACGAGGGTGCTCAGGAGTCCGAGGACGAGGGCGACGACGAGCAGGACGACAACGACTCCGGGGCCTCCGGGTCGAGCAGCAGCCGTCGGCGCCGGCGCCGCCGCCGTCGCAGCGGTGACGCCTCGTCCGACGCCGAGAACGGCACGGACGACCCCGAGCGCACCGTCGTGAAGGTCCGCGAGCCCCGCAAGAAGGAGGCCGAGCGCGAGCCCGGCACCGGCTTCGACGAGGTCCAGTCCATCAAGGGCTCGACCCGTATGGAGGCCAAGAAGCAGCGCCGCCGCGAGGGCCGCGAGCAGGGCCGCCGCCGGGTTCCGATCATCACCGAGGCGGAGTTCCTCGCCCGTCGCGAGGCCGTCGAGCGCGTCATGGTCGTCCGCCAGAACGGCGAGCGCACCCAGATCGGCGTCCTCGAGGACAACGTGCTCGTCGAGCACTACGTCAACAAGGAGCAGGCCACCAGCTACGTCGGCAACGTCTACCTGGGCAAGGTCCAGAACGTCCTGCCGTCCATGGAGGCCGCCTTCGTCGACATCGGCAAGGGCCGCAACGCCGTCCTGTACGCCGGTGAGGTCAACTTCGAGGCGCTCGGCATGGCCCACGGGCCGCGCCGCATCGAGACCGCGCTCAAGTCCGGCCAGTCCGTCCTCGTCCAGGTGACGAAGGACCCGATCGGCCACAAGGGCGCCCGCCTGACCAGTCAGGTCTCGCTGCCCGGCCGCTACCTCGTCTACGTGCCCGAGGGCTCGATGACCGGGATCAGCCGCAAGCTGCCCGACACCGAGCGCGCCCGGCTCAAGACCATCCTCAAGAAGATCGTCCCCGAGGACGCCGGCGTCATCGTGCGCACCGCGGCCGAGGGCGCGAGCGAGGACGAGCTGCGCCGTGACGTCGAGCGTCTGCAGCAGCAGTGGGAGGAGATCCAGAAGAAGTCGAAGAGCAGCGGCAGCTCCAACGCGCCGACGCTGCTCTACGGCGAGCCGGACATGACCGTCCGGGTCGTCCGGGACATCTTCAACGAGGACTTCTCCAAGGTCATCGTCAGCGGCGACGAGGCGTGGGAGACCATCCACGGCTACGTCTCGCACGTGGCGCCCGACCTGACGGACCGGCTGTCGCGGTGGACCTCCGAGGTCGACATCTTCGCGACGTACCGGATCGACGAGCAGCTCATGAAGGCGCTGGACCGCAAGGTCTACCTGCCGAGCGGCGGCTCGCTGGTGATCGACAAGACCGAGGCGATGGTCGTCGTCGACGTCAACACCGGCAAGTTCACCGGCCAGGGCGGCAACCTGGAAGAGACCGTCACCAAGAACAACCTGGAGGCGGCCGAGGAG harbors:
- a CDS encoding TIGR03936 family radical SAM-associated protein gives rise to the protein MQRIRLRYTKRGRLRFTSHRDFQRAFERALRRSEVPMAYSAGFTPHPKVSYANAAPTGTGSEAEFLEIALTEARDPDVLRELLNDSLPDGLDITDAVEARTSGLADRLTASVWELRLDGVTVEEAGKAVAAFNAAESVEVERRTKNGMRTFDARSAVVDLQALDHQPDRPGDKACAILRLVVRHVTPAVRPDDVLSGLRVVADLAPPVPAAVTRLAQGLFDEESGTVTDPLAPDREAAPAALPTAAGTAVATAPDGAGSA
- a CDS encoding Rne/Rng family ribonuclease; this translates as MLEPTEPGTTGNAEDNNTPGDKLPPRRRRRAASRPAGPPTTGAQAAGAEAPAIPAVDAGVSETSTENTTEAEAAPPVRARRRAVRKATAPAGAPQAAETVEVVEPVVAAAAPVEEEAVEPVEAPRRRRASRKATAPAGAPQAAETVEVVEPVVAAAAPVEEEAVEPVEAPRRRRASRKATAPAGAPQAAEVAEIVEETVAAEAVEPVVAEPVAEAPRGRTRRRASAPAGAPQATRTEPAAEPAQPAEAIEADGPAEAAEPVEAPRGRRRASRKATSPAGAPQVTEAAEERTEVQSGESLPEAAVEELAAETAEVEEAAPRGRQRRRATAAAGRPEFTGKVEEPARRSRRAERPAVAVFQAPVFAEPMFQTPETAAAAAAAQPPVAHDEEPEDEIGTAEEQAQAAPAAAPAEAAPQGGSRRRRRRRGEAAEAEPVAPAPAAAPVEEQAEDEHEPSGESDAEQDGEDTDEYGDRPSRRRRRGGRRRRRGESAEDDAAEQHADDSADHSDDEHEGAQESEDEGDDEQDDNDSGASGSSSSRRRRRRRRRSGDASSDAENGTDDPERTVVKVREPRKKEAEREPGTGFDEVQSIKGSTRMEAKKQRRREGREQGRRRVPIITEAEFLARREAVERVMVVRQNGERTQIGVLEDNVLVEHYVNKEQATSYVGNVYLGKVQNVLPSMEAAFVDIGKGRNAVLYAGEVNFEALGMAHGPRRIETALKSGQSVLVQVTKDPIGHKGARLTSQVSLPGRYLVYVPEGSMTGISRKLPDTERARLKTILKKIVPEDAGVIVRTAAEGASEDELRRDVERLQQQWEEIQKKSKSSGSSNAPTLLYGEPDMTVRVVRDIFNEDFSKVIVSGDEAWETIHGYVSHVAPDLTDRLSRWTSEVDIFATYRIDEQLMKALDRKVYLPSGGSLVIDKTEAMVVVDVNTGKFTGQGGNLEETVTKNNLEAAEEIVRQLRLRDLGGIVVVDFIDMVLESNRDLVLRRLLECLGRDRTKHQVAEVTSLGLVQMTRKRVGQGLLESFSETCVHCNGRGVIVHMEQPTSVGGGGNGKRSKKRRGGSGQDHEHEHGHEQDHEHDHVAETEVETEAEVAAEVAAPLALPEPEFVPDEELYSSPAEAEAAAGRGRGRRRATRKASAPAGAPKAASAPAPVAEPVAAPEPLVEPEPEPVVEAPVAEAPVADAPQGRTRRRATRKATAPAGSPAQAAEPVVVPAVEEPVSDADPVAAEDPVVEAPHTEAPAEEPAAPPRARRRATRKVSAPAGSPAGAEDTAVVVVTASGPAAEPESAPEADAEPAPAKKAARKTAKKATAKKAAVKKTAAKKTVAKKTTAKKAAKKTVAAEQQSPSVTASADEG